The nucleotide window CGCGTGCTGGAGCAGGAAACCGCCTTCACCGAACTCTTCTTCGATTATCTCTACTGTCTGCAGGAGCTGGCTGCCGTCACCGCTTCGCCGGAACCGGCGCTCAGACGCTTTGAGCTGGCTATGCTGGGCCATCTCGGTTACGGCGTGGATTTTCTGCATTGTGCAGGCAGCGGAGAAGAGGTCTCTGATGAGATGACCTATACCTATCGGGAAGAGAAAGGGTTTATCGCCAGCCTGGTGAAAAACAACAATACCTTTACCGGCCGCCATATGCGGGCGTTAGAGGAGCGAAGCTTCCCCGACAGCGATACGCTGCGCGCGGCGAAGCGCTTTACCCGCATCGCCCTCAAGCCCTATCTCGGCGGAAAGCCGCTCAAGAGCCAGGAGCTGTTCCGGCAGTTCGTGCCGAAAAAACGCGCAGACGTTCAGCCTGAGGAAGAGTAAGGCGCGTCGGGCATTCCGGTCAGCGCCCGAGACGTTGTACACTGTTTTCACTGTTTTCACTGTTTGCAAATTTTCGAGGATTGTCATGGCTGAACTGTTGTTAGGCGTCAATATCGATCACGTGGCGACCGTGCGTAATGCGCGTGGTACCAACTATCCCGACCCGGTACAGGCGGCCTTTGTTTCGGAGCAGGCGGGTGCCGACGGGATTACCGTGCATCTGCGCGAGGACCGTCGCCATATCACCGACCGTGATGTGCGCATTCTGCGCCAGACTATCCAGACCCGTATGAATCTTGAAATGGCCGTGACCGACGAAATGGTGGATATTGCCTGCGAGATCAAGCCGCACTTCTGCTGTCTGGTTCCCGAGAAACGTGAAGAGGTGACCACCGAAGGCGGGCTGGATGTTGCCGGTCAGCTGGAGAAAGTGACCTATGCGGTTACGCGTCTGGCTGAGGCGGGCATTCAGGTCTCGCTGTTTATCGATGCTGACCATCGTCAGATTGATGCGGCAATGGCTTCCGGCGCGCCTTATATTGAAATTCATACCGGCGCCTATGCTGAAGCGGAAGAAGGGCGGGAGCGTCAGGCTGAGTTCGCGCGCATCAGGGATGCGGCTGCCTATGCCGCTGGCAAAGGGCTGAAGGTCAATGCCGGACATGGCTTGACCTACCATAACGTGCAGCCGATTGCGGCGCTGCCACAGATGCACGAGCTGAACATCGGCCATGCCATCATTGGCCGGGCGGTAATGAGTGGTCTGGCGGAGGCGGTCAAAGAGATGAAGGCGCTGATGCGGGAAGCGCGCCGCTAATGGCTATTCTGGGGCTGGGCACGGATATTGTGGAAATTTCCCGCATCGAAGGGGTCATTTCCCGCTCCGGAGACCGGCTGGCAAAACGTGTTCTCAGCGAAAATGAGTGGGCGCAGTATCAGGCTCATCAGCAGCCGGTGCGTTTTCTCGCCAAGCGTTTCGCAGTGAAGGAAGCCGCGGCCAAGGCTTTTGGCACCGGCATCCGCGGCGGGCTGGCCTTCAATCAGTTTGAAGTCTACAACGATGCGCTGGGCAAACCCGGACTACGGTTTTTCCTGCAGGCAGAGGAAGTGGCGAAAAAACTGGGCGTGGTTCACGTTCACGTTACGCTGGCGGATGAGCGTCATTACGC belongs to Erwinia pyri and includes:
- the recO gene encoding DNA repair protein RecO, which codes for MEGWQRAFVLHGRPYSESSLLLDLFSENYGRIRVLAKGARGKRSSLKGALQPFTPLLVRWGGRGEVKTLRGAEPISLALPLTGMTLYCGLYVNELLSRVLEQETAFTELFFDYLYCLQELAAVTASPEPALRRFELAMLGHLGYGVDFLHCAGSGEEVSDEMTYTYREEKGFIASLVKNNNTFTGRHMRALEERSFPDSDTLRAAKRFTRIALKPYLGGKPLKSQELFRQFVPKKRADVQPEEE
- the pdxJ gene encoding pyridoxine 5'-phosphate synthase, which encodes MAELLLGVNIDHVATVRNARGTNYPDPVQAAFVSEQAGADGITVHLREDRRHITDRDVRILRQTIQTRMNLEMAVTDEMVDIACEIKPHFCCLVPEKREEVTTEGGLDVAGQLEKVTYAVTRLAEAGIQVSLFIDADHRQIDAAMASGAPYIEIHTGAYAEAEEGRERQAEFARIRDAAAYAAGKGLKVNAGHGLTYHNVQPIAALPQMHELNIGHAIIGRAVMSGLAEAVKEMKALMREARR
- the acpS gene encoding holo-ACP synthase, producing MAILGLGTDIVEISRIEGVISRSGDRLAKRVLSENEWAQYQAHQQPVRFLAKRFAVKEAAAKAFGTGIRGGLAFNQFEVYNDALGKPGLRFFLQAEEVAKKLGVVHVHVTLADERHYACATVIIES